The genomic interval GCATCATCCGCATTTGCAACCAGCCGTGGCACAGTCACAAACTGTACAAATCAACGAGTTAATGTATGTGTCTACAATGGAAAAGACTCGGTGCGTGCTTTTGCTGCACAGGATTTTCAATTAGGAGCAGGCGAGTCTAAGAATTTCCGCTGCAAAGGTGAAAACAAGGGGCGGTGTAAAATTCAGTTTATCCCTCGCTCTCAATCTGTCTGCGGCGAACTATCTCCTCGAACTTACAATGTTAAACGCAGACAAAATCTACATCTAACTGCCTATAATGAGAGCTCATTAGAGTCTACCGCAAGCGTTGCCAATAGCTGTCCCTAATCTGGTGACAAACTTGGCTGGAATGGTATCGAATCATGAAGATTATGAGAAGAGCTTACCCAAGCTCTTCTCAGGAATAACACTAGCTATTCAAGGAGAATAGTTCTCCGCGGCGGCGCTTCACAAACTTCGGCTTGGAAGAACCAGTCCCGTCCTTTGCGAGCATACGATCGAGAATATCTTCAATCGGCTCACCCTTGCGCTTATAGTAACTCACACTGACGTAGTTAAGCCCTAGCTCCTCGCAGGCTTTCTTTAGAGAGCGATAGCTTTTGCCCCCATAAGCAATACCGCTCCGCGATTTGCTTTTATTTTTCGGTTTGTGGTGAGTGATCGTAACCTCTTGCTTGGTCGGCTTCTTCTTCTTCTTAATTGGAACGAGCTTATAACCATAGGTTTCGAATTTCTTTGACAGTTCATCGATCATCATGGCTTCAATCTTCTTTTGCTGGGCCTCATCTAGGAATTCTAGAAATGGGCTTTCAATTATATTCTTCAATCTAGCGTCCTCCAGTGCATCGCATTCCTAATAGCTTAAACCAAAATAGAAGTCTAGCGTTGGTCTCTACTCCATGAATTTATGAGACCATCGCTAGCACTGCTACTAGCTATGATTGAACTTTTTACTCTAAAAATCTTGTTTTTGTGTTGAACAGTATCGTCCGACGAGGCAGGGCCTCATCAATGCAGCTTCCCCAACCGAAACATTATGATCTCATCCACCACCGTGCCTTAGCAAGTCTCTCGAATAGGCAATCATTGCACTAACCATAAAATACCAGGCCATGTAAATTTTACGGGTAAGTAATTCTCTTATTTGCGAATACCCTTTTCTTAATACGGTGAGGTATGCATCGTGACGATCGAGACTCAAATTCAAGATGATATCAGGGCTGGTCAACTACGCTCTGATATTATTGATATTAATAGCTATTTCCCAGAAGCTACCTCACTTATCAATCAAGTCTATTGCCTTTGGAAAGATGTCTGGCACGATGTCTTTGCTCAGTCTGGGAGCATGGAGTCACTCAATCCAGATGATCTTTTCCGGCAGAATCGATGCCTTGTTCTAAGACACAATGACGACATTATTGGCTTCAACTTCCTCACACTATTCGATGGATCAAACGCTCTTCATAAAGATGCTGCTTATGTGAGAGGGGTTTTCAAAGCCCTTGAAAATGACGCCGAGATTTTTTCTGGTAAAAGATTTTCTACAATCGAGTATCTAACTGTCTGTCCAAAATTTCGAAAGCTCTATCCCGGCATCTCTCTTGGTGAAACGCTTATCAGACTCTCGGTGCTGGAGTCTCGGCAATGGGATATGGACTTTGTTCTCGGAACCACCCGTAAAGACATTGGCGTAACAAAGATAGCTATTCGTGCTGGATTCCATAAGACCAATAAAACAATCCCCAAGTGCAACTATGAATGTGACATTGTTTATTTCAACAACAAGCTTTCGTCACCACCTTCAGACCCCTTAGCCTCCATTGTTCACAGCCTTTATACCAAAGGCAATCAATATAAATTTCAAGACAAAAGGATTTCTCATGAGCTTAACATTGCCGTCACCCCTTCAAGAACAGTACAAGTTTGAGCACGACCGCCTCACTAGCATTGTGAAACAATATCCTTGGGAATCCGTGGAGGCGTATTCTCAGTATCTGGGCCAATCCTATTTCTATGCAAAACGCTCGACTAGAATCCTCGCTCTAGCCAGTGCTTGTTTTGATCATGATAAAACGGCCCTTCACTATCGTTTCTTAGATCATGCACGGGAAGAAAAAGGCCATGAAATACTTTTGATCAATGACCTCAGAACCTTAGGAAAATCAATCGATGACATCCAAGAGTTCCCCGAAACCTCCGTCTTCTATCAGAACCTTTTCTATTGGATTCAGAATAAGAATCCCATTGGTTTGTTCGGCTGGGTACTCAATCTTGAAGGGTTTGCCATCGAAGATGGTGATTACATCTATAATCGTGTTGTTGATGCCCACGGTAAAAAAGCAGCGACCTTTCTCAAAGTTCACTCTTCAGAGGATATCGAACATATCCAATCTGCAGTAGCATTCTTTGACAAGCTAAATGACGATGAAATCACAATGATTGGAGATAACTTTTCCCAATGTAGTATTCTTTTCAATGCCATCCTCCAAAAAATTATCAGCAGATCTCATGGTGCAAACGCTAAAGCTTAAATCTTGACTTTGAAATAGGAGAGTACGACGTGATTGAGAGTCAGAAACAAGCTATTCAAAACTGTGCCGCTCGCCGCATCAACCGCCGATTTGCAGGTGAAATCGCAGCGCTTTCGAAGCTTAAGCCGAGAAGATCTTTCCAAGCGATTTTGTTTGATTGGGTTGTCATACTAGTTAGTGCAGGCTTAGCAAGCTACATAGATCATCTGCTTGGCTATATTATTGCCATTCTTCTCATAGCATCACGACAACATGCTCTCTTTGTTCTTACACACGAGGGAGCTCACAAGCTCATTCATTCTAAGCTCTTCATCAACGATACTATTAGCAACGTTTTCTGTGCGTTTCCACTTTTCGTCCGTACCGAATCATATCGAAATCATCACAGATCGCATCATCAGTTTCTGAATACGGATCGCGATCCAGATTGGGTTCGCAAGATAGCCCGCTCAGAGTGGCAATTTCCACAGACGACTCTGAATTTTTCGAAGAATCTTGGGAAATACATTCTTGGTTATGGCTTTGTTGAGGTTTGCTTCTTTATTCTAGGCTTGAATAAAGTGAGTAAACCCTATCGCACTGCCAAGATAGCCTTTGCCGCAGCCTATTATACCTCAGCTCTTGCTATGCTACTTTACTTTGACCTGTTCTTCGAATTTACCATCTTCTGGCTTATTCCCTATGCCTATCTCCTACCTTTACTAAATCGAGTTAGGAGCATAGCTGAGCATTTCGGCTTGGGGCAAAACTCCATTTTCACTCAATCTCGAACGATTATTCCGCCTAGACTTGAAGCTTTTTTCTTTGCCCCCCATCATGTCAACTACCACCTTGATCATCACTTGGTCGCTGCGGTGCCATTCTACAATCTACCCAAGCTCCATCAGCACTTTAGAAGTTTTGCAGACTATCGAAATCACGCCCACATCAATGATAGCTACAGCAATTTTGGCAAGAATAGTCTATTGACAGATATTTTAAAGGGCAAAGCAGTTCTCAACGAAGTTTACTGACTTTTGACTTGAATGAGGCCAGACGTAATGACCAAGGCTGCTGGCTGTCGAAATTCATCGAGTAAAGGCGCCATATACTTGTGCTTCACTAGAATGGTATTGCGTTTTTCGGAGTAAGTTTCTCGAATCTCGTGGTCAAAATCCAAGTAAAATGCGTGGCGATGTTTACCCTGAAAAATTTCTTCAGATTTGCCATAGAGAGCCATGCTTTCGTCTTCATTTCGCTCGAATAGGTCGAACCAACTTGCGCTCAAAAGCTCGTCAAGGGAATAGCTACAGATCCTGAAAAAATTCAAATTACGATATATTTGCACTCCATTGGCATCATATATCTCTATGATATCCTCATGCTCCACATGCTCTAAGAAGCCCGAACATGGCCTGAGATCTAATTTTTTTAGTGCCCACCAAAACATCTGTTTATCGTCCTCTAACGAAATATCCATCTCGCAAGAACTAGCTAAGATTTCGTAATATGACCAAAAATTATTGTAGACTCTCTCTTGCTCTTCGATGGGTAGACTGGCAAAGTGAGTTAATGAATCGGCTCGGTAAGGTTGGATTTCGATGCCAATTCGCTGAGCATTTTCAGACAATGAGCACACTAGAACCTTCATCTTCTCTACGAGAGCCTGACTTGCTCCAGCCTTGACACATCTAAATTTCATTGATGATTCACCTCCATCACTACTGGAGCGCAATCTTAATCCGACGTTTTTTCAATTCAAGAATACCATGCTGACAATCCATAATCACATCGAACAAGGTATTTCGGTCGATTTTCAGGATCGTTGCAAGCTTGGGCAATAGATCTACTGGTGGTTGAGATAAGCCTCTCTCCCAGTTACTGACGATCTGGTTGGAAGCATACCCAAGGGATTCTGACAAATACTTCTGAGTGATTCCATTCTTGCGCCTATGGGACTCGATAAGTTGCCCTATAGTATTCTTTCGAATCAGATTTTCTTGATTACTTATATCATTCATAGTGCCCCAAAAACATATACTAGCTTGATTTCTGATTTCAAGCATATTCAAGTTCGATCCGAGGGAAAATCATTGACCACCCTGCACCATATACAAAACTCTATAGAATTCCTCTAGTCATTAT from Pseudobacteriovorax antillogorgiicola carries:
- a CDS encoding iron-containing redox enzyme family protein, translated to MSLTLPSPLQEQYKFEHDRLTSIVKQYPWESVEAYSQYLGQSYFYAKRSTRILALASACFDHDKTALHYRFLDHAREEKGHEILLINDLRTLGKSIDDIQEFPETSVFYQNLFYWIQNKNPIGLFGWVLNLEGFAIEDGDYIYNRVVDAHGKKAATFLKVHSSEDIEHIQSAVAFFDKLNDDEITMIGDNFSQCSILFNAILQKIISRSHGANAKA
- a CDS encoding fatty acid desaturase family protein, which encodes MIESQKQAIQNCAARRINRRFAGEIAALSKLKPRRSFQAILFDWVVILVSAGLASYIDHLLGYIIAILLIASRQHALFVLTHEGAHKLIHSKLFINDTISNVFCAFPLFVRTESYRNHHRSHHQFLNTDRDPDWVRKIARSEWQFPQTTLNFSKNLGKYILGYGFVEVCFFILGLNKVSKPYRTAKIAFAAAYYTSALAMLLYFDLFFEFTIFWLIPYAYLLPLLNRVRSIAEHFGLGQNSIFTQSRTIIPPRLEAFFFAPHHVNYHLDHHLVAAVPFYNLPKLHQHFRSFADYRNHAHINDSYSNFGKNSLLTDILKGKAVLNEVY
- a CDS encoding helix-turn-helix domain-containing protein, which codes for MNDISNQENLIRKNTIGQLIESHRRKNGITQKYLSESLGYASNQIVSNWERGLSQPPVDLLPKLATILKIDRNTLFDVIMDCQHGILELKKRRIKIALQ